In a genomic window of Drosophila takahashii strain IR98-3 E-12201 chromosome 3L, DtakHiC1v2, whole genome shotgun sequence:
- the bin gene encoding forkhead box protein biniou: MIKSEEVSDRSVMTMDQLGYYHDPRAHSPFSHHTHTPHTHTHPHSHPHSGHLYRSGNLLPGGNYQTMGGGGESPTELVDEKPNIGYMELKHYMEVTPTATPVSAAQHYSLSALHSMGTPPASSSPIPPYGVLMTAHSAGSASPQSNSKTPTDLPQDLQYVSSTSKAPQPLQVQLHPMNHQYTSTIKYCSNNTILSANDYQLLTSHEVEQQQPQPQPPQQVQSQQLQHSPGGAYLPRISSSPSQVISNAHGMPALNYSSSSSSPAKSLNGCDSSPPSQNAPGGKGSSGGGGGGSSSNQDNTPSTPDTTKKSGTRRPEKPALSYINMIGHAIKESPTGKLTLSEIYAYLQKSYEFFRGPYVGWKNSVRHNLSLNECFKKLPKGMGVGKPGKGNYWTIDENSAHLFEDEGSLRRRPRGYRSKIKVKPYAGHANGYYTGSYGDAGMDNANFYASPAFASYDYSSAGANVVSPAGGQGFGDPWNAHAAHSGSSSVGMGVGPLPQYSNISCLAAGGNLNGSASTPPLAHSSLGSLTPSAPPSSSPLGSAAALQSDYAPTASLVAAGYSYATSASSLDNGLRSISLQQLPGLSSIQQAQAQAQAHHHHHHQQHHPNHGSIHQNQNHPSMTPPPSQSGGNHVIDHSPIDRKPVYLPPITPPPTSVALNGGGGYYEALKYSN, encoded by the exons ATGATCAAGAGTGAGGAGGTGTCGGATCGCTCGGTTATGACGATGGATCAGCTGGGCTACTACCATGATCCCCGCGCCCACTCGCCCTTTAGCCATCACACCCATACCCCGCATACCCACACCCACCCACACAGTCATCCCCATTCGGGGCATTTATACCGCTCGGGGAATCTGTTACCTGGTGGCAATTACCAGACCATGGGTGGCGGTGGAGAATCACCCACGGAGTTGGTGGATGAGAAACCTAACATAGGGTACATGGAACTCAAGCATTATATGGAAGTCACGCCCACTGCCACGCCCGTTTCGGCAGCCCAGCATTATAGTTTGAGTGCCCTGCACAGCATGGGCACGCCGCCGGCCTCCTCGAGTCCCATACCACCGTATGGCGTTCTGATGACGGCCCATTCGGCGGGTTCCGCCTCCCCGCAATCGAATTCAAAGACGCCCACCGATTTGCCGCAGGATCTGCAGTACGTGAGCTCCACGTCGAAGGCTCCGCAGCCCCTGCAGGTGCAGCTGCATCCGATGAACCACCAGTACACCTCCACCATCAAGTACTGCTCGAACAACACCATTCTCAGTGCGAATGACTACCAACTGCTGACCAGTCACGaggtggagcagcagcagccacagccaCAGCCTCCCCAGCAGGTGCAGTCCCAGCAGCTCCAGCACTCGCCAGGCGGTGCCTACCTGCCGCGGATCTCCAGCTCACCCTCGCAGGTGATCAGCAATGCCCACGGGATGCCGGCCCTAAACTACTCCAGTTCGAGTTCCTCGCCTGCCAAATCTTTGAACGGCTGCGACTCCTCGCCTCCCAGTCAGAATGCCCCAGGAGGCAAGGGATCATCgggaggaggcggcggtggaTCATCCAGTAACCAGGATAACACGCCCAGCACTCCGGACACCACCAAGAAGTCCGGCACCCGGCGGCCCGAGAAACCTGCCCTCAGCTACATCAATATGATCGGACATGCGATCAAGGAATCGCCGACTGGAAAGCTAACTCTCTCCGAGATCTATGCCTATTTGCAGAAGAG CTATGAATTCTTTCGAGGACCGTATGTGGGCTGGAAAAACTCGGTGCGTCATAATCTCAGTCTGAACGAGTGCTTCAAGAAGTTGCCAAAAGGCATGGGCGTGGGAAAGCCGGGAAAGGGGAACTACTGGACGATCGACGAGAACTCGGCGCATCTGTTCGAGGATGAGGGCAGCTTGAGGCGGCGACCAAGGGGCTACCGCTCCAAGATCAAGGTCAAGCCGTATGCCGGTCATGCCAATGGATACTACACTGGCAGTTACGGCGATGCCGGAATG GACAATGCCAATTTTTATGCCTCGCCCGCCTTCGCCAGCTACGATTACAGCTCAGCCGGAGCTAATGTTGTTTCACCGGCTGGAGGTCAAGGATTTGGGGATCCCTGGAACGCCCATGCCGCCCACAGCGGCTCCTCGTCGGTGGGAATGGGAGTTGGTCCACTGCCGCAGTACTCGAATATATCCTGTCTGGCGGCGGGGGGAAATCTCAATGGTTCTGCCTCGACGCCACCGCTGGCCCACTCCTCCCTGGGAAGCCTGACCCCCTCGGCACCCCCCTCAAGTTCGCCCCTGGGATCGGCGGCGGCACTACAAAGCGATTATGCGCCAACCGCGAGTCTCGTGGCCGCGGGCTATTCCTATGCAACAAGTGCCAGCAGCCTGGACAACG gtctCCGGTCGATTTCGCTGCAGCAGTTGCCCGGACTATCCAGCATTCAACAGGCGCAGGCTCAGGCGCAGGCGCACCATCATCACCACCATCAGCAGCACCATCCGAACCACGGATCCAtccaccaaaaccaaaaccacccATCCATGACACCGCCGCCATCGCAGTCCGGTGGCAACCATGTGATCGACCATTCGCCCATTGATCGTAAACCGGTTTACCTGCCGCCCATCACTCCGCCCCCCACTTCGGTCGCTCTGAATGGAGGCGGCGGATATTACGAGGCGCTCAAGTACTCCAATTAG